A genome region from Labilibaculum antarcticum includes the following:
- a CDS encoding TRAP transporter large permease — protein MEYIGIIVLIVSFLFLLIAGVPIAFSIGISGILTMLVSIDSLPAFATFAQRMATGLDSFALLAIPFFILAGNIMNSGGIAIRLINLARVLVGRLPASLAFVNVFANMLFGAISGSAAASASAIGAIMGPQMKKEGYDESFSASVNIASATTGLSIPPSNILIVYSLASGGASITALFLAGYIPGLLTGFSIMITAMCISIYRKQGAGLMLKTLAKVFVGIAILLSAIYGLNVIKESSQAGFNGASSTLGVFSIAFITYRLRNKGAGMKRGLKILWQAIPSLFLLIIVIGGIIAGFFTATEASAVAVLYALILSLIYKEITVKDIPKIVLGSVKTTAIVLILVATCIGLSWIMAYENIPQNVSSALLGLSDNPIVILLMINLILLFVGVFMDMTPAVLIFTPIFLPIVVDLGIDPVHFGIIMVLNLSVGLCTPPVGSVLFIGCSVANIKIQQVIKPLLPMFIAMIVCLLLVTYISDLSMWLPNTFGF, from the coding sequence ATGGAATATATTGGAATTATTGTACTAATCGTATCGTTTCTATTCTTACTGATAGCCGGAGTACCTATTGCTTTCAGCATTGGTATATCTGGAATACTAACCATGCTTGTAAGTATTGACTCTTTACCTGCATTTGCGACCTTTGCACAAAGAATGGCAACAGGATTGGATAGTTTTGCCCTTTTGGCAATCCCATTTTTCATACTCGCTGGAAACATTATGAATAGCGGAGGAATTGCAATTCGTTTAATTAATCTGGCGCGTGTTTTGGTTGGCAGATTACCCGCAAGTTTAGCCTTTGTTAATGTCTTTGCCAATATGCTGTTTGGAGCTATTTCTGGCTCGGCAGCAGCCTCAGCATCAGCCATTGGAGCCATTATGGGACCACAAATGAAAAAAGAAGGATATGACGAAAGCTTTAGTGCCTCAGTCAATATCGCATCAGCAACAACCGGTTTGTCTATTCCTCCAAGCAATATTCTAATTGTATACTCATTAGCAAGTGGCGGAGCATCCATTACGGCACTCTTTTTGGCAGGTTATATTCCAGGTCTCCTTACGGGATTTTCGATCATGATAACAGCAATGTGTATCTCAATATATCGAAAACAAGGAGCCGGTTTAATGCTAAAAACTCTTGCTAAGGTTTTTGTTGGAATTGCAATTTTACTATCTGCGATCTATGGTTTAAATGTAATAAAGGAAAGTTCTCAAGCAGGATTTAATGGAGCTAGCAGTACTCTCGGAGTGTTTTCAATTGCTTTTATTACCTATCGTTTACGCAATAAAGGTGCTGGGATGAAAAGGGGATTAAAAATATTATGGCAAGCCATTCCTAGTCTGTTTTTACTGATCATCGTAATTGGTGGAATTATAGCTGGATTTTTCACAGCCACTGAAGCTTCTGCTGTTGCCGTTCTTTACGCTCTTATCTTAAGCTTAATCTACAAAGAAATTACAGTTAAGGATATTCCAAAAATTGTACTTGGATCAGTTAAAACCACTGCAATTGTATTAATTCTTGTTGCAACCTGCATTGGTTTATCATGGATTATGGCCTACGAAAACATTCCTCAGAATGTAAGCTCTGCTTTATTAGGCCTTAGCGATAATCCAATTGTTATTTTATTAATGATTAATCTGATTCTTTTATTTGTTGGCGTTTTTATGGATATGACTCCCGCCGTACTCATCTTTACCCCAATTTTTTTACCTATTGTTGTAGACTTAGGAATTGATCCTGTACATTTTGGAATCATCATGGTACTAAATCTTAGCGTTGGCCTTTGTACGCCGCCAGTTGGTTCTGTTTTATTTATAGGATGTAGTGTAGCCAACATTAAGATACAGCAAGTAATAAAACCATTGCTCCCAATGTTTATAGCTATGATCGTGTGTTTGTTATTGGTTACTTACATTTCGGATTTAAGCATGTGGCTACCAAATACATTTGGATTTTAA
- a CDS encoding LacI family DNA-binding transcriptional regulator produces the protein MAKIRIKDIAEQAGVSVGTVDRVLHNRGEVAEETKNKILEIAKVNNYQPNLIARALTSKKRCVFASLLPTPTEEDIFWKRPLVGISEAAAELEQFHLKVENFFFEHYNEQDFIKQTEAILELNPSGVVFSPILSKESSEFCQKLDQRGIPYVFIESKLDKSNYLAYVGSDGFHGGRVAANLVDFGVPENGDILIINLAKNLENVLHLNQRTQGFLSYFMDKGKNQGLKISIEIPKSDPEIIQEKLDSVLKKNKNIKAIFITGSKVYKIAKYLISNELSNIILVGFDPIEQNIKYLNQGTINFLIGQHPYQQGFKAVRKLFEYVLLNNELTKDEFLPVDIINQESIKLYEA, from the coding sequence ATGGCGAAAATTCGTATTAAAGATATTGCAGAACAAGCTGGTGTTTCGGTGGGAACTGTAGATCGGGTTCTTCACAATCGTGGAGAAGTTGCCGAAGAAACCAAAAATAAGATTTTGGAAATCGCAAAAGTCAACAACTACCAGCCTAACCTAATAGCCAGGGCTCTTACTTCTAAAAAACGATGTGTTTTTGCCTCCCTGTTACCAACTCCTACCGAAGAAGATATTTTTTGGAAAAGACCTTTGGTAGGAATCAGTGAAGCCGCTGCAGAACTGGAACAATTTCATCTAAAAGTTGAAAATTTCTTTTTCGAACATTACAACGAACAAGATTTCATCAAACAAACAGAAGCTATTTTAGAGCTAAATCCCTCAGGTGTTGTATTTTCTCCCATCTTGTCGAAAGAGAGTAGTGAATTTTGCCAAAAACTTGACCAAAGAGGAATTCCATATGTCTTCATCGAATCAAAATTAGATAAAAGTAATTATCTGGCTTATGTTGGCAGTGATGGTTTTCATGGCGGAAGAGTCGCAGCCAATTTAGTCGATTTTGGAGTTCCTGAAAATGGAGATATTTTAATTATTAATCTGGCAAAAAATTTAGAAAACGTTCTTCATTTAAATCAAAGAACACAAGGGTTCCTAAGCTACTTTATGGATAAGGGGAAAAATCAAGGACTAAAAATAAGTATCGAAATCCCCAAATCAGATCCTGAAATAATTCAGGAAAAATTAGATTCTGTTCTCAAGAAAAACAAGAACATAAAAGCTATTTTCATAACCGGATCCAAAGTCTACAAAATAGCAAAATATCTGATAAGCAATGAACTAAGTAACATTATCCTTGTTGGATTCGATCCAATCGAACAAAACATTAAATACCTTAATCAGGGAACCATCAATTTCTTAATTGGACAACACCCTTACCAACAGGGATTTAAAGCGGTTCGGAAATTATTCGAATATGTTCTTTTAAATAATGAGCTTACAAAAGATGAATTTCTCCCTGTCGATATAATTAATCAAGAGA
- a CDS encoding TRAP transporter small permease — translation MTFKNQLDKLLERILISLMCILVLDVLWQVLSRYILASPSSFTDELAGFLLIWVGLLGAAYVAGQKQHLAIDLLLQKSSAKNKKHLLRFINICIGLFALSVMVIGGSWLAITRFQFNVNSAALEIPLGYIYLVLPLSGLITLYYSILFIIDPSEELN, via the coding sequence ATGACATTCAAGAATCAATTAGATAAATTACTCGAAAGAATACTTATTAGCCTGATGTGCATACTTGTACTCGACGTGCTGTGGCAAGTATTGAGTCGTTATATATTGGCTTCACCGAGCTCCTTCACCGACGAATTAGCAGGATTTTTATTAATATGGGTTGGCTTATTGGGAGCCGCTTATGTGGCAGGTCAAAAGCAACATTTGGCAATCGATTTGCTCTTGCAAAAGTCATCCGCTAAAAATAAAAAACACCTTCTCCGGTTTATAAATATTTGCATTGGTCTATTCGCACTAAGCGTTATGGTCATTGGCGGTAGTTGGCTGGCAATCACCCGCTTTCAATTTAATGTAAACTCGGCAGCATTGGAAATTCCACTTGGGTACATTTATCTTGTTTTACCCCTTAGCGGACTAATCACACTTTACTATTCAATTTTATTTATTATTGACCCATCAGAAGAATTAAACTAA